The Chitinophaga lutea genome contains the following window.
AGAAGGAAGTATGAATGGTTTTCCGGCGTATTCGTGGTGATGTAGTGATTCATGGCGTCGGCAGCTTGTCAGTGAGTAATGTAAGCCTGTAAGGACCGGCGCTGCCCAACGCAAAAAAGAAGCGTGGGTTAGTCCTTACCGCACTGAAGGGCTGCGACACCCCTGATCACGAATAAGAACGCCCACGCTTCTTTAGCAAGATACCAAAGAAAACGTGAGCGATTTACCTTATTCCCGTGATCATGAAAGGTCGCAGTTTTCAGTGCGAGAATTAAAGCAAATGCGCTTTAGAATATTTAAAGTTTTAAAACATTTGTTTTTTTAGATATTGTTTTACAAAGTACATTAATTGTTTTACAATAACAATAAAATAATTATAAGGAGCTATTTGACTTTAAAACCAATATTTTAGAAGTTAATAAATTGTGTGACACAAGAACAATTTGTTCACATAATGAGTAAATTAATTAAGCCAGAAAGGCATTCCGAAATTTTAGTGATAAATCGTCTGGCCGCCGTATTGAAAGAAGAAAGAATATCAAATAAAAAGCTAGCGGAAATATTAGGCTATGAACCTGCCACCATTTCAAAATGGGCTACCAATACGATCCAACCACCGTTATCGACTTTCCTCAGAATTGCA
Protein-coding sequences here:
- a CDS encoding helix-turn-helix domain-containing protein, whose product is MSKLIKPERHSEILVINRLAAVLKEERISNKKLAEILGYEPATISKWATNTIQPPLSTFLRIALIINRDLRDFFISTREFDDAEKNILLKNLTEIAERGKRARKNKA